TCAGCGCAAAGTGCTTCCGATACCATGCGACACCGGTTGTGTGATCCACGATAGCCTTGCTGAAGGCATCGTCCTCGTTCCACGCGCGCGGAAGCGTGACAAGTTTCCATGCGGAATCGTCAAACCACCTTTGCTCCGCGCCCACCGGATCGCCGACGTGAAGACGCCAGTCGAGATTAAGATTGTAGGCAGCACGATCAGCAAATACGGAAAGCGCGGTGGCGAGGCCGAAGAGGAGGGTGGCGAGGGTTTTGAGATGGGGAGAATTATACATTTTTAGAAAGAAACAAGCAGGGCGTCGCTTGCGACGCCCCTACAATAAAGCAAGAGCGACACGGAGGGCGTCCCTCCATTATTTTGTCACGGGAATCGGGCCGATTTCGACATTGCCTTCACCGGTACGCGAGGCGCTGAACCAATACCAGTATTGCTTGCTAGCGTCGGGAACGGTGTCCACGTAGCTTTTGGCCTTGTTGGGATTCACCGCCTTGATTTTCACGCGGCCCTTGGTTTTTTCCTGACCGTTGCGACTCAGGTTGATCACGCGCCAGTCGCCTTTAGGGAGCGTCCAGGTGATTGTTACTTTGTCACCTTTTTGCACGGCCTTGACTTCCGCGCCCGCCACAGCTTGGACCGCGGAAGCCTTCGACTTTTTTGCATTTTCCGCCCCCTCGGGCGCGGCATGGGCGACGGCCGAAAAGGCAATCGCAAGAACCCCTGTCATTGTGAGGATATGTTTGATCATATTCATGGATTATTATTTTGTTGGCGGGAATTTAGCCCTGCGCACGGCTTTAAGGCTTCGGCGATGGTTTTGTTGAGTGGATACCGCTTTGCGGCTTCGCGCAAAAATGCACTGATGCCGGCATTGGCGACGGTTTCGCTTTTAAGGACAATTTCTGCGAGCACACTGCAAAGTTCCTCCGTGGTCAGTCCGCCGACGAGCGCGCCGCCCAGAGTGTCAATTAAACCGGAGGTTTCTGTCGCGTTGAGCTTGGCGCCGTCCGATTTGGCGGCAAGGATGTCCTTGAGCTGGAGCCGCGCACCGACGATGTATGCCTGTGCCGGAGGCACAGGAAGTTCCAGCAGCGCTTTTGTTATCTTGCGGGCGCGGGACTCGGAACCGATTCGCAGTTCAACGGACGCAAGAGCAGCCAGCATGGCAGGCTCGCGCTCGCCCCGCCAGTATGCCGTGCGCAATTCGTCGAGTGCCTTGACGGCGTTGATTTGCGATATATATATTTCGCTCTTGATGCGCGCGACCTCCGACTGTGTTGCTTCGCGAAAGGTACACGCCGGCATTTCGGGAATTGCCCCCTTGATATCGGTACTTTTAAAGAAGGCGAAGGTGCGCGAATAGGTGGCCAGATCGTTTTCCATCCGGCTGATCTTGAAACCGAATACTTCCTCGAACATTTGCGCCGTCGGCTGCTCTCCGCGCTCGATCCGGTCAACAAACTGCATAAAACGCGCGGCATACTTTCCGTTGTCTCCGTAGAGGCCGAAATGAACAAATATAGCCGCAAGCCGGGCTTCCTCCAAACTGAACACATCGTCTTTTTTAAAAAGCTCCGCAAGGCCAGGCATGTTTTGCCTGCTGAGATTTTCCTTCACCATCGCGAACCGTATTTGCGTGTGGGAAACTTGCGTGGCTCCGAGCAGGCTGCTTATCCCGCGGGCGAACCAAGGGGGCGGTTTCCGCGGCAGTGATTTCAGCGCGTGGAGATTCAATGCGTAACTGAGTGTAGCGGCCAGTTGCTCCTCACTGGGGCGGACTGTGCTTGCACGCGGTTCCCCGGCGCGCACGAGCGCGGCCAGCGGTCCGCCATTTGCGGCTAAGTCAACAAATCCGTCCGGAAGCGGTCTGACTGCGTTCAGATCCGTATCGTCCCGGTTGCCCTTGATTGCATTTTGCGCCATTTCGGCAATCTCGTTTTCAGTCTCCTCTTGGGGTGTCATTTCGGGATTAATATCCTCCACCTCTCCCAGACCATACTCCGCCGCGAAGGATTGGGAGGCGGAAGCCGCGTGGTCATAAAAATCATCGGGATTGCCTGAGGACGGGGCGGCTTCATCCAGCACAATCGGATCACCCTCCCACGAATCGATTTTTCTCACGACCGGACGAAATGTCGATTGCTGCTGGTTGATATCAACCACTACATATACAGGCATCTTGGGCAGCGCCTGGGTGAGCATCGGCCAGAGATAGGTCGCGGCAAACTGGCGCAACTGCAAATTTTCGACCAAGGATTTGGTCTGGCTGAAGTTGAGATTGGAAAGCATTTCGTAACCCGGCGCGACGATATTGCGCTTGCCTCGCATCAACACCAACACGGGCACTTTCACATAAAGCCACTGCTCCGGCGCCGGCAGGACGCGGTCCGCCTTCACGACATAAGGCTCCATTTCGACAACGGGGCCTGCGGCGTCCAGTTTATTTGCATTCTGCTTTGTCTGCCCGAACGCGCCGCTTGCAAGGAGCAATTGAAGATACAACAGACAAAGCAGTGTTTTTTTCATTACCACACTTCGTTTAGAATGTATAATTCACACCAAAACGGAGGCCGCGGGATTCATCGACAACGCAATTATATTCCGATGTGTAGCGGGCCTCGGCGCGCCACTTGCTCGATATGCTATAATCGATGCCGGCGTCGAGGCGATAGCCGTTGGCGTTGGTGGCGGGAGCGGCGATGTCGATGCGTCCGCCGAAAAGATTGGCGCTGAGCGTGCGGATGTCGCTTTCGAATTCATGCAGCAATGCGAAATGGACAAACGGGCGGATGAAGCCATGTTTTGTCTTGAAACTGCGCGCCACGCGCAGGCCCAGTTTGCCCTGGAGCGAGGTTTCGTTTTGTTCGTAAACATACAGACTGGCCTCGTTGGCGTTGCGCTCCGTGAACGCGTCAACTTTCCAATTCAACCATTGAACACCGGCCACAGGGGTGACTTCAAACCACGAAAACTTCTTTGTATAGGCGAGCGACGCCGCGGCGCCGATGCGGGTGCCGCTTGCATCCGCATCCGCCCATGAGGCAAGCTGGGTCAGCGCCACCGTGCGTTCGGAGTCATAATCATCCGTGCCGTAAAAGCCGGTGAGATTAAACTGAAAATTGCCGGCGTTATAACGTGCCTTGATCCCGAATGTGTGACTGCTCACGTCGCAGTTGCCGCCCGCGGTATCGAGATCGAAATCGGATATTTCATAGGTGTAAAATCCGCCAGCCACGAAATTTTCCCCGAAAGCATAGTCGGCCCCCACAAGTGCGGCGATAGTGCCGTAGTCTGAATACGAGGCATCGTCATTCTTGTCGCGCGAGGCTTCCTGCCGATAGCCGTCAAGGAAGAGCTGCACGGAGCCTTTTTTGCGCGCGTAGGCGGCGTCCTGCCACATGCGGTCCTCAATGCTTTGCATCATTGCGTTGGCGCGAACCACGGATGCCGGGAACCAAGACTGATAAGTGCTGGGACTGAGCTGATCGAGCAACTCGCGATAAAGAATCATGGAAGGCTGGCGGTTAAGCGCATCAAAAAGATTGTCGCGAACCGTGCCCGCGTTGACGATCTCATCGACACGCCGGGCAACCGTGAGATATTTGCCGTCCAATCCCTCGGGGCTAGAAAAAGGCATTTGCGCAAAGGACACCTCAAGGGTGTTTGCATTCCATTGCCAAGAGGACACCAGCGACATGCTTGGCGGAAGCGCAATGTGACCCGGCTCAAAATCGCCCGAACGCGCGCCGTTGACCGTCATCAATGTGTATGTGCCCGGCAGGTAAGGGAAGGTCGATGCGCGACCGATTGTCAGATTGGGAATATTGGTTGCATCAACAGGCGAGATAATCAAATCACCGTTGATAACAAGTCGGTCATATTCGAGCGGCGTGACCAAATCGAAGCTCAAGTTTCCGTTCAGAGTGACGGTGCCGGTGATGGTCAGGGGTTTATCGGTGGCCGTGGCCCTCATGCCGGGATTAAGGTTCCCGCCCCTGCTTACGATCACATTGCCTTTTATATTTCCGCTGCCACCAAGCATTGCGTTTTCCTGCACATTGATGTTTCCGCTATGAAGACCGTCGACGATATATTGGGAATTGCCGCCCCTAGGCCGGAAAACCAACCCCTTGGTGCTCACCATGCCGTCCATGATGACTATGCCACCTCCCATAATGTCAAATGTCCGTGCCGATACACCTTCGGAAAATAACAATCCCGACCATCTGACAATTTCGCCAGCGGCAATCCGGTCGTTTATGCGCACGTTAAAGGTGCCCAAATTGACGACAGTGCCCACCTCGGTGCTGAGCCCGCCAATCTGCAAAGTGCCTGCGGCGTGAGAGCCGCTGGTGGTGACAAAGGGAATCATCCCGGCATTGGCCAGATTCATCTCCGAATTCCCCTTCATCGTGATCACCGCCTGGCTCAGGCCGCTCTCCAACACGCGCATTGATGAATACGAATCGTCGAGCGTCAGGCGGGAGTAGGAGTTAAGCGTGACATTCATGGCAAGACGGACAGAACTGCCTCCGGTCGATTCCGGAGCGGTTATATCCAGTGAGGTGCCGAAGCTATTGCCGATGAAGCCGTTGAATGTGAACCCCTTCCCCGTGGGATTAAGCTCCATCCAGCCATCCTCCGTGCCTTCGAGGTTGAGCGTGTAAAGACGCATCATGCCTGTCTGGATGCTGTAAAGTTGCACGCGCTTGTCACCGGTGCCCGTGTTGACGAGGTTGATGGTCTTGTTCGAGATATCAGAAGAGCCAAGCAGGCGGACGGCGGCCGTGGGGCCGTCAGGAACGACGCCGGTGCTCCAATTCCCGGAATTGAACCAATCGGAATTCACGGCACCGGTCCAGTCCGTGAAATGGTCGGGCACCAGTGTCAGTTGCGCATTCAATGTTGCCGCAAGGCATGTGATGCCAGAGGCTAGGACAGTCGCCGCGCGCAGGAGGGAATGCTTTTTTGTGATTTTCATTTTAAATTAAAATCCAATGGGTCGCATTTGTGATTATCGCCGGATGAACAGGCCTTTTTAGAAGTTGGCCTCCAGCCCGACATTCATAACCATGCCGGAGGTGAAATAGCCGCCCGTGCGGTCGAATATGCTGCGCTCGTCGCCGACTTCGGTCACATTCCGCCAGTCAAACATGGCTTTCCAGCGCGAATTTATCTTGTAGGCGAGGCTCAGGTCGAAGCGCGTGTAAGCGGACTGATACTTGACCTCGACGTAGGTCAGATTGATATCGCGGGCAAACCGGTCAACCCAATAGGCGGCGATTTTGCCGCTGAACCGCTTCCCGTTATATCGGAGCTGGAGGGTGGCCGATTTTTTCTGAATCCCGGTCATGGGGATTTCCTCGCGCACCATAGGGCTGTTGATGTATTCATCCAGCATCGCCTGCGTCACATTTTTCTCCGGCCTGGGTATGGTATGGCGCATGTAGTGGGTTTTCGGGTCGGCATAGGAAAACGAACCATAGACGCTGAAATTTTTCAGCCAGTCGGCAAGGAACCCGAGCCTTTGATTGTAAACAATCTCAAATCCCCGGTTCGTCCCCTCGCCGAGGTTCAGCGGGCTTTGCACAATCCAAGTGCCCTCCTCATACTCCGGATCGTATATATAGTTCACGCCGTCGGCAAGGGCCTCATCCCATGTAACATTGATGAACGAGGTTTCCGTCTGTATTATATCCTTGAATTGCTGATAGAAGAGGGAAAACGTGAGCGAGCCGTTTTTGCTGAAATAATACTCCACGGCGAAATCATACTTGGTCGCGTATTGAGGCTTCAGGTCGGGGTTGTTGCGCTCGATCCTGAGCTCGGATGAAATCCATCGCTCCTTGGGGATCACGTTGCCGAACTTGGGCCGCCCGATGCTTTCGGTGCGCGCGAGACGCACATTCATGTTTTTCAGGGGCTCCCACTTGAACTGGATGTTCGGGAAAACGTTGTCATACGTTTTTTCAAAGGTCTGCCATGAGTATAGAAGCAGGTTTTTCTGCTCGCGATTGATATTATAGTAGGGATTGGGGTCCAGCGTGCCGGGTATGTAGGGGGAGATGGTGTCATACTTGCCGTTCTGCCCGAAGACCGCGTCATTGCTTCCCGGTTCCTCGTATATGGGGCCGGTGCCGATTGCCTGGGTGCGCTCGTAGCGCACGCCCGCGATCATGGTGAGGTTGCGCAGCAACCGCGCCGTCAGCTGGGCGTAGCCCGCGGCCGTCTTTTCCGTGGCTGTCTTCTCGCCTTGCAACTGCTGGTAAAAGTGGCCCTTGACATCATCGGAATCGTCGTAGAACTCGCCCGGATGCGCGTTGAAATAGTCATAGACGTAGTAGGGATTCACCCAGTTCGGAATCGGCACGTCGAAGCCCCAGGAGTTCTGGAAGTAGGGATCGGCAAATTGATAGATGGCTGGCTCGGCGGCGGTGCCAAAATTCTTAAGCGTGCTGTTTCCGGTCAGTGACCGCCTGCGCCAATATTGATGCATTTCACGCGTCATCTCACCATAGCGCCCGCCAAACTTGAAC
This genomic stretch from Termitidicoccus mucosus harbors:
- a CDS encoding autotransporter outer membrane beta-barrel domain-containing protein, with the translated sequence MKITKKHSLLRAATVLASGITCLAATLNAQLTLVPDHFTDWTGAVNSDWFNSGNWSTGVVPDGPTAAVRLLGSSDISNKTINLVNTGTGDKRVQLYSIQTGMMRLYTLNLEGTEDGWMELNPTGKGFTFNGFIGNSFGTSLDITAPESTGGSSVRLAMNVTLNSYSRLTLDDSYSSMRVLESGLSQAVITMKGNSEMNLANAGMIPFVTTSGSHAAGTLQIGGLSTEVGTVVNLGTFNVRINDRIAAGEIVRWSGLLFSEGVSARTFDIMGGGIVIMDGMVSTKGLVFRPRGGNSQYIVDGLHSGNINVQENAMLGGSGNIKGNVIVSRGGNLNPGMRATATDKPLTITGTVTLNGNLSFDLVTPLEYDRLVINGDLIISPVDATNIPNLTIGRASTFPYLPGTYTLMTVNGARSGDFEPGHIALPPSMSLVSSWQWNANTLEVSFAQMPFSSPEGLDGKYLTVARRVDEIVNAGTVRDNLFDALNRQPSMILYRELLDQLSPSTYQSWFPASVVRANAMMQSIEDRMWQDAAYARKKGSVQLFLDGYRQEASRDKNDDASYSDYGTIAALVGADYAFGENFVAGGFYTYEISDFDLDTAGGNCDVSSHTFGIKARYNAGNFQFNLTGFYGTDDYDSERTVALTQLASWADADASGTRIGAAASLAYTKKFSWFEVTPVAGVQWLNWKVDAFTERNANEASLYVYEQNETSLQGKLGLRVARSFKTKHGFIRPFVHFALLHEFESDIRTLSANLFGGRIDIAAPATNANGYRLDAGIDYSISSKWRAEARYTSEYNCVVDESRGLRFGVNYTF